In the genome of Sander vitreus isolate 19-12246 chromosome 13, sanVit1, whole genome shotgun sequence, one region contains:
- the hmgn1b gene encoding non-histone chromosomal protein HMG-like: MPKRSKTGEESAPKRRSVRLSDRPATAKAEAKPKPKKAPAKPKKAKEVEKAKPEEKAPEAPAENGEAKAEEEAPATDAAEEKDEAAE; encoded by the exons ATGCCTAAAAGGAGCAAA acagGAGAAGAATCAGCG CCCAAGAGGAGATCTGTAAGGTTAAGCGAT AGACCTGCAACTGCAAAGGCAGAGGCCAAACCTAAGCCAAAG AAGGCACCTGCTAAGCCCAAGAAAGCAAAGGAGGTGGAGAAGGCCAAGCCTGAAGAGAAAGCACCAGAGGCCCCCGCTGAGAATGGCGAAGCCAAAGCCGAGGAAGAG GCACCAGCTACAGACGCAGCTGAAGAAAAAGATGAGGCAGCAGAATAA